One Paracoccus sp. TOH DNA segment encodes these proteins:
- the plsX gene encoding phosphate acyltransferase PlsX produces MASADTSALPRAPGDGDGVVISVDAMGGDRGPATVIAGMAESAGKNPDIRFIVHGPRAELQRLIGRRGDLLQRCDIRDAAGVVSMGDKPSQVLRKGEGTSMWSALESVRQREATAAVSCGNTGALMALSMLRLRKLPGVNRPAIACLWPSRNPQGFNVMLDVGADIRADAQDLLTYALMGASYARNGFGLERPRVGLLNVGTEEHKGRPELKQAHELIPTTAQAANFDYVGFVEGGDLPSSRVDVIVTDGFTGNVALKTGEGTAKLVGDLLKEAFGKSVMSKFAALLAMGSLKRLQKRIDPRRVNGGVFLGLNGTVVKSHGSADATGVSAAIKLAFRLAQSGFQDRLAARVAQSVAAAGQINGSKESEAS; encoded by the coding sequence ATGGCTTCGGCAGATACCAGCGCTCTGCCGCGCGCCCCCGGCGACGGGGACGGCGTGGTGATCTCGGTTGACGCGATGGGTGGCGACCGGGGCCCGGCGACGGTGATCGCCGGCATGGCCGAGAGCGCCGGAAAGAACCCCGATATCCGCTTCATCGTCCACGGCCCCCGGGCCGAGCTGCAGCGGCTGATCGGCCGCCGCGGCGACCTGCTGCAGCGTTGCGACATCCGCGACGCGGCCGGCGTGGTGTCCATGGGCGACAAGCCCAGCCAGGTGCTGCGCAAGGGCGAGGGCACCTCGATGTGGTCCGCCCTCGAATCGGTGCGTCAGCGCGAGGCGACCGCCGCCGTCTCTTGCGGCAATACCGGCGCGCTGATGGCGCTGTCCATGCTGCGGCTGCGCAAGCTGCCCGGCGTGAACCGGCCGGCCATCGCCTGCCTGTGGCCCTCGCGCAATCCGCAGGGTTTCAACGTCATGCTGGATGTCGGCGCCGATATCCGCGCCGATGCGCAGGATCTGCTGACCTATGCTCTGATGGGCGCCTCTTACGCCCGCAACGGTTTCGGGCTGGAGCGGCCGCGCGTTGGCCTGCTGAATGTCGGCACCGAGGAACACAAGGGCCGGCCCGAGCTGAAACAGGCCCATGAACTGATCCCCACCACGGCGCAGGCGGCGAATTTCGACTATGTCGGTTTCGTCGAGGGCGGCGACCTGCCCTCGTCCCGCGTCGATGTGATCGTGACCGACGGCTTCACCGGCAATGTGGCGCTGAAGACCGGCGAGGGCACCGCGAAACTGGTCGGAGATCTTCTCAAGGAAGCCTTCGGCAAGTCGGTGATGTCGAAATTCGCCGCGCTTCTCGCCATGGGCTCGCTCAAGCGGCTGCAAAAGCGGATCGACCCGCGCCGCGTCAACGGCGGCGTCTTTCTGGGGCTGAACGGGACGGTGGTGAAATCGCACGGCTCGGCCGATGCGACCGGCGTCTCGGCAGCCATCAAGCTGGCCTTCCGGCTGGCGCAATCCGGATTCCAGGACCGGCTGGCGGCGCGCGTGGCGCAATCCGTCGCGGCGGCAGGCCAAATCAACGGCAGCAAGGAAAGCGAGGCGTCCTGA
- the rpmF gene encoding 50S ribosomal protein L32, whose protein sequence is MAVPQNRVTRSRRNMRRSHDALVAGNPNECTNCGELKRPHHVCPSCGHYADREVVAQANEVDLDEDAA, encoded by the coding sequence ATGGCCGTCCCTCAGAACCGAGTTACCCGGTCCCGCCGCAACATGCGCCGTTCGCATGACGCGCTCGTTGCCGGCAACCCGAACGAATGCACCAATTGCGGCGAACTGAAGCGCCCGCATCACGTCTGCCCCTCCTGCGGCCATTACGCCGATCGCGAGGTCGTCGCGCAGGCCAACGAGGTCGACCTGGACGAAGACGCGGCCTGA
- a CDS encoding sulfotransferase family protein — protein sequence MGFPGTWMTESASMVYRVVPKCACSSIGQIMFYSDHGRYFDGDIHDSTSGLHKWNQDESQPLIEANVKAHKSLTFTCVRNPYARILSSFFDKIAGIQRNGKRYRGNLVPQLIQRYGVDVGSPENSFEFDQVASFRRFLLFARDTIRWRRPMEPDIHWSAMSGHISTFIVNGGRYDQIFFTEKFNDGMQKVLDAAPTPVKLDVNDVPKFNESEGHGPKRAHKVSDYFDDLSRHLVWEIYKKDFQLFKYDFDDPDNKLPRHEIDLDEIHAKLGR from the coding sequence ATGGGTTTCCCAGGAACCTGGATGACGGAAAGCGCCAGCATGGTCTATCGCGTGGTCCCGAAATGCGCCTGCTCCTCGATCGGGCAGATCATGTTCTATTCCGACCATGGCCGCTATTTCGACGGCGACATCCACGATTCCACCAGCGGCCTGCACAAGTGGAACCAGGACGAGAGCCAGCCGCTGATCGAGGCAAACGTCAAGGCCCACAAATCCCTGACCTTCACCTGCGTCAGGAACCCCTATGCGCGCATCCTGTCCTCGTTCTTCGACAAGATCGCCGGCATCCAGAGAAACGGCAAGCGCTATCGCGGCAACCTGGTGCCGCAGCTGATCCAGCGCTACGGCGTCGACGTGGGCAGCCCCGAGAACAGCTTCGAATTCGACCAGGTCGCCAGCTTCCGCCGCTTCCTGCTGTTCGCGCGCGACACCATCCGCTGGCGCCGGCCGATGGAGCCGGACATCCACTGGTCGGCCATGTCCGGCCATATCTCGACCTTCATCGTGAACGGCGGCCGCTACGACCAGATCTTCTTTACCGAGAAGTTCAACGACGGCATGCAGAAAGTGCTGGACGCCGCGCCGACGCCGGTGAAGCTGGACGTGAACGACGTGCCCAAGTTCAACGAATCGGAAGGCCACGGGCCCAAGCGCGCCCACAAGGTCAGCGACTATTTCGACGACCTGTCGCGGCACTTGGTCTGGGAAATCTACAAGAAGGATTTCCAGCTGTTCAAATACGACTTCGACGATCCCGACAACAAGCTCCCCCGGCACGAGATCGACCTGGACGAGATCCACGCCAAGCTGGGCCGCTGA
- a CDS encoding DUF5928 domain-containing protein, with protein MARIAFILLCHKDPKGVIAQAQRLTASGDYVSIHFDGRASSRDFERIRAALGDNPSVVFAQRRWKCGWGEWSLVGATLEAVRAAVVAFPQATHFYMLSGDCMPIKSAEYAHAFLDAEDCDYIENFDFFESDWIKTGFKEERLIYRHWFNERTRKWLFYTSYDLQKRFGFSRKVPADIQVMIGSQWWCLRRQTVEKVLEFCASRPDVLRFFSTTWIPDETFFQTIVPHVVPRRELRARTLTYLVFTDYGMPVTFYNDHYDLLIGQNYLFARKISPEAIRLRERLGALWAATGVHFPISNEASGLFRFLTARGRVGRRFGQRFWETEGSLGRDNTLLLVVAKKWHAAKRLTAAIRQHSTIPAVDFLFNEPEAHLPDLGGVETTIEKRDRHRRALIRLLFEQFESNQLVICLDPSALHLIQDLMSDKADTRLLLIDSQFDDDYLRGHIDRVGLAGAQTAPEVVERLLPTVRADLEHEAERLRDMDFSAFHSVAPWRSAEENAAQLARFLDLPPDAALKLAATEYLFDD; from the coding sequence ATGGCACGGATCGCCTTCATTCTGCTCTGCCACAAGGACCCCAAGGGCGTCATCGCGCAGGCGCAGCGGCTGACCGCCTCGGGCGACTATGTCTCGATCCATTTCGACGGCCGCGCCAGTTCCCGGGATTTCGAACGGATTCGCGCGGCGCTGGGGGACAATCCCTCGGTGGTCTTCGCGCAGCGGCGCTGGAAATGCGGCTGGGGCGAGTGGTCGCTGGTCGGCGCCACGCTGGAGGCGGTGCGCGCCGCCGTCGTCGCCTTTCCGCAGGCCACGCATTTCTACATGCTGTCGGGCGATTGCATGCCGATCAAATCGGCCGAATACGCCCATGCCTTCCTGGACGCCGAGGATTGCGACTATATCGAGAATTTCGACTTCTTCGAATCGGACTGGATCAAGACCGGCTTCAAGGAAGAGCGGCTGATCTATCGGCACTGGTTCAACGAACGCACGCGGAAATGGCTGTTCTACACCAGCTACGATTTGCAGAAGCGCTTCGGCTTCAGCCGCAAGGTGCCGGCCGACATCCAGGTCATGATCGGCTCGCAATGGTGGTGCCTGCGCCGCCAGACCGTCGAGAAGGTGCTGGAATTTTGCGCCAGCCGTCCGGATGTGCTGCGGTTCTTCTCGACCACCTGGATCCCGGACGAGACCTTCTTCCAGACCATCGTGCCGCATGTGGTGCCGCGGCGCGAGCTCCGTGCCCGGACGCTGACCTATCTGGTCTTCACCGATTACGGGATGCCGGTCACCTTCTATAACGACCATTACGACCTGCTGATCGGGCAGAACTACCTGTTCGCCCGCAAGATCAGCCCCGAAGCGATCCGCCTGCGCGAGCGGCTGGGGGCGCTCTGGGCCGCCACCGGGGTGCATTTCCCGATCTCGAACGAGGCGAGCGGGCTGTTTCGCTTCCTGACCGCGCGGGGCCGGGTCGGGCGCCGCTTCGGCCAGCGCTTCTGGGAGACCGAGGGCAGCCTGGGCCGCGACAACACGCTGCTGCTGGTGGTGGCAAAGAAATGGCATGCGGCCAAGCGGCTGACCGCGGCGATCCGGCAGCACAGCACCATCCCGGCGGTGGATTTCCTGTTCAACGAGCCCGAGGCGCATCTGCCCGACCTGGGCGGGGTCGAGACCACGATCGAAAAGCGCGACCGGCATCGCCGCGCCTTGATCCGGTTGCTGTTCGAGCAGTTCGAATCGAATCAGCTGGTGATCTGCCTGGACCCCTCGGCGCTGCATCTGATCCAGGATCTGATGTCGGACAAGGCCGACACCCGGCTGTTGCTGATCGATTCGCAATTCGACGACGATTACCTGCGCGGCCATATCGACCGGGTCGGGCTGGCCGGCGCGCAGACCGCGCCCGAGGTGGTCGAGCGGCTGCTGCCGACGGTGCGCGCCGATCTGGAGCACGAGGCCGAACGCCTGCGCGACATGGATTTCTCGGCCTTCCATTCCGTGGCCCCCTGGCGCTCGGCCGAGGAGAATGCCGCGCAGCTCGCCCGCTTCCTCGATCTGCCGCCCGATGCGGCGCTGAAGCTGGCCGCGACCGAATATCTGTTCGATGATTGA
- a CDS encoding histidine triad nucleotide-binding protein, producing the protein MPAYDDSNIFARILRGEIPNDTVLETEHTLVFRDIRPQAPVHVLVIPKGAYVSYDDFAANASEAEIVDFHRAVARVTRDLGVTLEGGQGFRAITNAGEHGVQEVPHFHMHILGGRPMGRMVQPA; encoded by the coding sequence ATGCCCGCCTATGACGACAGCAACATCTTCGCCCGCATCCTGCGCGGCGAGATCCCCAATGACACGGTGCTGGAGACCGAGCATACGCTGGTGTTCCGCGACATCCGCCCGCAGGCGCCGGTGCATGTTCTGGTGATCCCCAAGGGCGCCTATGTCAGCTATGACGATTTCGCCGCCAATGCCTCGGAAGCCGAGATCGTGGATTTCCACCGCGCCGTCGCCCGGGTCACGCGCGATCTGGGCGTGACGCTGGAGGGCGGGCAAGGCTTCCGCGCCATCACCAATGCCGGTGAACATGGCGTGCAGGAGGTGCCGCATTTCCACATGCATATCCTGGGCGGCCGGCCGATGGGGCGGATGGTTCAGCCGGCCTGA
- a CDS encoding ABC transporter ATP-binding protein, protein MPAPASSPNAIEITGLTKTYAAAGKAPAKQALKGLDLAIPAGSIFGLLGPNGAGKSTTINILAGLVRKTAGRVTIWGFDQDVNPRQSRAAIGVMPQELNIDPFLTPRASLEVQAGLYGVPRRERWTDELLELVGLTDQAESYSRHLSGGMKRRLLLAKALVHRPQILVLDEPTAGVDIQLREMLWRNVRRLNDQGMTIILTTHYLEEAEQMCDRIAIIDHGELILCEETAALLGRADSKTLVVDTGDARALPALPEGVRAERRGDGRLALSYAPSRIPADRLIDALREARLPIRDVAVEAPDLEDVFVQLTSRPPPQAG, encoded by the coding sequence ATGCCAGCCCCCGCAAGCAGTCCGAACGCCATCGAAATCACAGGCCTGACCAAGACCTATGCCGCCGCCGGCAAGGCGCCGGCGAAACAGGCGCTGAAGGGGCTCGACCTGGCGATTCCCGCCGGCTCGATCTTCGGCCTGCTGGGGCCGAACGGTGCCGGCAAGTCGACCACGATCAACATCCTGGCCGGGCTGGTGCGCAAGACCGCCGGCCGGGTGACGATCTGGGGCTTCGACCAGGACGTGAACCCGCGCCAGTCCCGCGCCGCCATCGGCGTCATGCCGCAGGAGCTGAACATCGACCCGTTCCTGACCCCCCGCGCCAGCCTCGAGGTGCAGGCCGGGCTCTACGGCGTGCCAAGACGCGAGCGCTGGACCGACGAGCTGCTGGAGCTGGTCGGGCTGACCGACCAGGCGGAAAGCTATTCGCGCCACCTGTCGGGCGGCATGAAACGGCGGCTGCTGCTGGCCAAGGCGCTGGTGCACCGGCCGCAGATCCTGGTGCTGGACGAACCGACGGCGGGCGTCGACATCCAGCTGCGCGAGATGCTGTGGCGCAACGTGCGGCGGCTGAACGACCAGGGCATGACCATCATCCTGACCACGCATTACCTGGAAGAGGCCGAGCAGATGTGCGACCGCATCGCCATCATCGACCATGGCGAGCTGATCCTCTGCGAGGAAACCGCCGCCCTGCTCGGCCGCGCCGATTCCAAGACGCTGGTCGTCGATACCGGCGATGCCCGCGCCCTGCCCGCCCTGCCCGAGGGCGTGCGGGCCGAGCGGCGCGGCGACGGCCGGCTTGCGCTCAGCTACGCGCCATCGCGCATCCCGGCAGACCGGCTGATCGACGCGCTGCGCGAAGCCCGGCTGCCGATCCGCGACGTCGCGGTCGAGGCGCCGGACCTCGAGGACGTCTTCGTCCAGCTGACCTCGCGCCCGCCGCCTCAGGCCGGCTGA
- a CDS encoding zinc-finger domain-containing protein: protein MTIPAPEIQTVTRWKVACDGDEARGLGHPRVWLAIPQDTGWVECGYCDKRFVVDREHAHDDH, encoded by the coding sequence ATGACCATCCCGGCCCCCGAGATCCAGACCGTCACCCGCTGGAAGGTCGCCTGCGACGGCGACGAGGCGCGGGGCCTGGGCCATCCGCGCGTCTGGCTGGCCATTCCGCAGGATACCGGCTGGGTCGAATGCGGCTATTGCGACAAGCGCTTCGTCGTCGATCGCGAACACGCCCACGACGATCACTGA
- the polA gene encoding DNA polymerase I, protein MTDVFGKGHHLHLIDGSAFIFRAYHALPPLTRRSDGLPIGAVAGFCNMLWKYIQDGSGSDQPTHAAVIFDHSAKTFRNDIYPLYKANRPEPPEDLRPQFPLTREATRAFNIACIETEGYEADDIIAALSCRARDAGGRVTIISSDKDLMQLVGGGVEMMDPIKGKPIGPDEVREKFGVGPERVVDVQALAGDSVDNVPGAPGIGIKTAAQLIEEYGDLESLLARAGEIKQPKRRQTLIDHAEQIRISKRLVELDCHMALDFSLESLEIREPDPETLLEFLTRMELRTLSKRVAERFGTEAPTLAEVAAPAASAEPVAPVAELPAIDRGLYVTIRDEATLAEWLAEISGQGVVAIDTETTGLDEMRAELVGVSLCTGPGRAAYLPLGHVDGAADLFGSGARAAGQMDLDRALAMLKPVLEDPSVLKIGQNIKYDWKVLARYGIRMAPLDDTMLLSYALNAGAHNHGMDELADLYLGHRCLPIKELIGSGKAQISFAQVAIDKASEYAAEDAEVTWRLWHHLRPKLAPNRVATAYERLERPMIGVLADMEMAGIRIDSEHLKRMSNAFAQKMAGLEAEIHELAGGPFNVGSPKQLGEILFQRMGLAGGKQGKTGAFSTGAEVLEDLAAEGHALPARVLDWRAISKLKSTYTDALPLHLNPETGRVHTSYSIAGAQTGRLASTDPNLQNIPVRTDEGRRIREAFVAGPGMRLVSLDYSQIELRILAHVAQIPALKQAFHDGIDIHAMTASQMFGVPVEGMDPMIRRRAKAINFGVIYGISGFGLARNLRIPRAEAQSFIDTYFERFPEIRAYMDRTVAGAKQDGFVRTLFGRRIMTPGINQSGPAAGGARRAAINAPIQGAAADIIRRAMIRMPEAVARLPARMLLQVHDELVFEVEESAVPELVEAARGVMQGAADPAVRLDVPLIVDAGHGLNWAEAH, encoded by the coding sequence ATGACGGACGTATTCGGCAAGGGCCATCACCTGCATCTGATCGACGGCTCGGCCTTCATCTTTCGCGCCTATCACGCGCTGCCGCCGCTGACCCGGCGCTCGGACGGGCTGCCGATCGGGGCGGTCGCCGGTTTCTGCAACATGCTGTGGAAATATATCCAGGACGGCTCGGGCTCGGACCAGCCGACCCATGCCGCGGTGATCTTCGACCATAGCGCCAAGACCTTCCGCAACGACATCTATCCGCTCTACAAGGCGAACCGGCCCGAGCCGCCCGAGGATCTGCGGCCGCAGTTTCCCCTGACCCGCGAGGCGACGCGGGCCTTCAACATCGCCTGCATCGAGACCGAGGGCTACGAGGCCGACGACATCATCGCGGCGCTGTCCTGCCGGGCGCGCGATGCCGGCGGGCGCGTCACCATCATCAGCAGCGACAAGGACCTGATGCAGCTGGTCGGCGGCGGCGTCGAGATGATGGACCCGATCAAGGGCAAGCCCATCGGCCCCGACGAGGTGCGCGAGAAGTTCGGCGTCGGGCCCGAGCGGGTGGTGGACGTCCAGGCCCTGGCCGGCGATTCCGTCGACAACGTGCCGGGCGCGCCCGGGATCGGCATCAAGACCGCCGCGCAGCTGATCGAGGAATATGGCGACCTGGAGAGCCTGCTGGCGCGCGCGGGCGAGATCAAGCAGCCCAAGCGTCGCCAGACCCTGATCGACCATGCCGAGCAGATCCGCATCTCGAAGCGCCTGGTCGAGCTGGATTGCCACATGGCGCTGGATTTCAGCCTGGAAAGCCTGGAGATCCGCGAGCCCGATCCCGAGACGCTGCTGGAATTCCTGACCCGGATGGAGCTGCGCACCCTGTCGAAGCGGGTGGCCGAGCGTTTCGGGACCGAGGCGCCGACCCTGGCCGAGGTGGCGGCCCCGGCGGCCAGCGCCGAGCCGGTTGCGCCCGTCGCCGAACTGCCGGCCATCGACCGCGGCCTTTACGTCACCATCCGCGACGAGGCCACGCTGGCCGAGTGGCTGGCCGAGATCTCCGGGCAAGGCGTGGTCGCCATCGACACCGAGACCACCGGGCTGGACGAGATGCGGGCCGAACTGGTCGGGGTTTCGCTTTGCACCGGGCCCGGGCGGGCGGCCTATCTGCCGCTGGGCCATGTCGATGGCGCCGCCGACCTTTTCGGCTCGGGCGCCCGGGCCGCGGGGCAGATGGATCTGGACCGGGCGCTGGCGATGCTGAAGCCGGTGCTGGAGGATCCTTCGGTGCTGAAGATCGGCCAGAACATCAAGTATGACTGGAAGGTGCTGGCCCGCTATGGCATCCGCATGGCGCCTTTGGACGATACCATGCTGCTGTCCTATGCGCTGAACGCCGGGGCGCATAACCATGGCATGGACGAGCTGGCCGACTTGTATCTGGGCCATCGCTGTCTGCCGATCAAGGAGCTGATCGGCTCGGGCAAGGCGCAGATCAGCTTCGCGCAGGTGGCGATCGACAAGGCCAGCGAATATGCCGCCGAGGATGCCGAGGTGACCTGGCGGCTGTGGCATCACTTGCGCCCGAAGCTGGCCCCGAACCGTGTCGCCACCGCCTATGAGCGGCTGGAGCGGCCGATGATCGGCGTGCTGGCCGATATGGAGATGGCCGGCATCCGCATCGATTCAGAGCATCTGAAGCGCATGTCCAACGCCTTTGCGCAGAAGATGGCCGGGCTGGAGGCCGAGATCCACGAGCTGGCCGGCGGTCCGTTCAACGTCGGCAGCCCCAAGCAGCTGGGTGAGATCCTGTTCCAGCGCATGGGCCTGGCCGGCGGCAAGCAGGGCAAGACCGGCGCCTTTTCCACCGGCGCCGAGGTGCTGGAGGATCTGGCCGCCGAGGGCCACGCCTTGCCGGCGCGGGTGCTGGACTGGCGCGCGATCTCGAAGCTGAAATCGACCTATACCGATGCGCTGCCCCTGCATCTGAACCCCGAGACCGGGCGCGTGCACACCAGCTATTCCATCGCAGGCGCACAGACCGGACGGCTGGCTTCGACCGATCCGAACCTGCAGAACATCCCGGTCAGAACCGATGAGGGGCGGCGCATCCGCGAAGCCTTCGTCGCCGGGCCGGGGATGCGGCTGGTTAGCCTCGACTACAGCCAGATCGAGTTGCGGATCCTGGCGCATGTGGCGCAGATCCCGGCGCTGAAACAGGCCTTTCATGACGGCATCGACATCCATGCCATGACCGCCAGCCAGATGTTCGGCGTGCCGGTCGAGGGCATGGACCCGATGATCCGCCGCCGCGCCAAGGCGATCAATTTCGGGGTGATCTACGGCATCTCGGGCTTCGGCCTGGCGCGCAACCTGCGCATCCCGCGTGCCGAGGCGCAGAGCTTCATCGACACCTATTTCGAGCGGTTCCCCGAGATCCGCGCCTATATGGACCGCACCGTGGCCGGCGCGAAGCAGGACGGGTTCGTGCGCACGCTGTTCGGGCGGCGGATCATGACGCCGGGCATCAACCAGTCGGGGCCGGCGGCCGGCGGCGCGCGCCGCGCCGCGATCAACGCCCCGATCCAGGGCGCGGCGGCCGACATCATCCGCCGGGCGATGATCCGCATGCCGGAGGCCGTCGCGCGTCTGCCGGCCAGGATGCTGCTGCAGGTGCATGACGAACTGGTCTTCGAGGTCGAGGAAAGCGCGGTGCCCGAACTGGTCGAGGCGGCGCGCGGGGTCATGCAGGGTGCGGCCGATCCCGCGGTCCGGCTGGACGTGCCGCTGATCGTCGATGCCGGGCACGGGCTGAACTGGGCCGAGGCGCATTGA
- a CDS encoding cation diffusion facilitator family transporter: MGHSHAHEGGHGHSHLPGGAGDGTILIAVVVNLMLTGAQILGGYVADSTALIADGVHNLSDALALVLAFGARRLARRPASPEMSYGWGRAEIVAAFVNYIALIAVSVWLGIEALGRLVEPPQVAGGLVMALAGFALLVDMATAALVWRASKDSVNIRAAFLHNLADAAVSVAVILGGALIWAFGWNLADPVLTLLISAVILWHIGREIGPVMRMLMLAAPAGVDHAALIGAMAGVEGVAAAHHLHLWQIDERRTALSAHLVIAGGADPVLTVRRVKALLRRDFGIDHATIETERAGEACGDDHDGHRH, translated from the coding sequence ATGGGCCATTCGCATGCGCATGAGGGCGGGCACGGTCATTCGCATCTGCCGGGTGGGGCGGGCGACGGCACCATCCTGATTGCGGTGGTGGTCAACCTGATGCTGACCGGGGCGCAGATCCTCGGCGGCTATGTCGCCGATTCCACGGCGTTGATCGCGGACGGGGTGCATAATCTCTCGGATGCGCTGGCGCTGGTTCTGGCCTTCGGTGCCCGGCGGCTGGCGCGGCGGCCCGCCAGCCCCGAGATGAGCTATGGCTGGGGGCGGGCCGAGATCGTCGCGGCCTTCGTCAACTATATCGCGCTGATCGCGGTCTCGGTTTGGCTGGGGATCGAGGCCTTGGGGCGGCTGGTCGAGCCGCCGCAGGTCGCGGGCGGGCTGGTCATGGCACTGGCGGGCTTCGCGCTGCTGGTGGACATGGCCACGGCGGCGCTGGTCTGGCGTGCCTCGAAGGACAGTGTGAACATCCGCGCCGCCTTCCTGCACAACCTGGCCGATGCGGCGGTCTCGGTCGCGGTGATCCTGGGCGGGGCGCTGATCTGGGCCTTCGGCTGGAATCTCGCCGACCCGGTGCTGACGCTGCTGATCTCGGCGGTGATCCTGTGGCATATCGGCCGGGAGATCGGGCCGGTGATGCGCATGCTGATGTTGGCCGCGCCCGCCGGGGTCGACCACGCGGCGCTGATCGGCGCCATGGCCGGTGTCGAGGGCGTGGCCGCCGCGCATCACCTGCATCTGTGGCAGATCGACGAACGGCGCACGGCGCTGTCGGCGCATCTGGTCATCGCCGGGGGTGCCGATCCGGTGCTGACGGTGCGCCGGGTCAAGGCCCTGCTGCGGCGCGATTTCGGCATCGACCATGCCACCATCGAGACCGAACGCGCGGGCGAGGCTTGCGGCGACGACCATGACGGCCATCGCCATTAA
- the hemN gene encoding oxygen-independent coproporphyrinogen III oxidase: MEQQSQLERLGLFDARVPRYTSYPTAPHFTTAVGEPVFRDWIAAIPAGASISLYMHVPFCRRLCWFCACRTQGTQSDEPVRAYAQALLAELDMLKAALAPGVRLSRLHWGGGTPTLMPAEMMRLVAGAVLDSFPLAEGAEFSVEIDPNEIDEARMDALAEAGLTRASIGVQDFDPEIQKVIGREQSFEVTKRAVDMIRDRGIASLNADILYGLPHQDPHRIAESVQKLLALSPDRVALYGYAHVPWMAKRQVMIPSEALPDPHGRLRLFETARALFLADGYDEIGIDHFARPGDGLARAQKAGLLRRNFQGYTDDRAEVLVGLGASSISRFPQGYAQNAPATGAHLGKIRDGRFSTTRGHAFTAEDRWRSRMIEALMCDFEIRAEEFIRDHGFDAASLGRVFAPVVAHFGEMVEADAAGLRITPRGRPLTRMIARMFDGYDMAASGHSAAI; encoded by the coding sequence ATGGAACAGCAATCGCAACTTGAGCGGCTGGGACTGTTTGACGCGCGGGTGCCGCGCTATACCAGCTATCCCACCGCCCCGCATTTCACCACCGCCGTGGGCGAGCCGGTCTTTCGCGACTGGATCGCCGCGATCCCGGCCGGCGCCTCGATCTCGTTGTATATGCACGTACCTTTCTGCCGGCGGCTGTGTTGGTTCTGTGCCTGCCGCACGCAGGGTACGCAGTCGGACGAGCCGGTGCGCGCCTATGCCCAGGCCCTGCTGGCCGAACTCGACATGCTGAAAGCAGCCCTGGCGCCGGGCGTCAGATTGTCGCGGCTGCATTGGGGCGGCGGCACGCCGACACTGATGCCGGCCGAGATGATGCGGCTGGTCGCCGGCGCCGTGCTGGACAGCTTCCCGCTGGCCGAAGGCGCGGAATTCTCGGTCGAGATCGATCCGAACGAGATCGACGAGGCGCGCATGGATGCGCTGGCCGAGGCCGGACTGACCCGCGCCTCGATCGGCGTGCAGGATTTCGATCCCGAGATCCAGAAGGTCATCGGCCGCGAGCAGAGCTTCGAGGTGACGAAACGCGCCGTGGACATGATCCGCGACCGCGGCATCGCCAGCCTGAACGCGGACATTCTTTACGGCCTGCCGCATCAGGATCCGCACCGCATCGCCGAATCGGTGCAGAAGCTGCTGGCGCTGTCGCCCGACCGGGTGGCGCTTTACGGCTATGCGCATGTGCCCTGGATGGCCAAGCGCCAGGTGATGATCCCCTCCGAGGCGCTGCCCGACCCGCATGGCCGGCTGCGGCTGTTCGAGACGGCGCGCGCGTTGTTCCTGGCCGACGGCTATGACGAAATCGGCATCGACCATTTCGCCCGCCCCGGCGACGGGCTGGCGCGCGCGCAGAAGGCCGGGCTGCTGCGCCGCAACTTCCAGGGCTATACCGACGACCGGGCCGAGGTGCTGGTAGGCTTGGGCGCCTCGTCGATCTCGCGCTTCCCGCAAGGCTATGCGCAGAACGCCCCGGCCACCGGCGCGCATCTGGGCAAGATCCGCGACGGCCGCTTCTCGACCACGCGCGGCCACGCCTTCACCGCCGAGGATCGCTGGCGCTCGCGGATGATCGAGGCGCTGATGTGCGATTTCGAGATCCGGGCCGAGGAATTCATTCGCGACCATGGTTTCGACGCGGCAAGCCTGGGCCGGGTCTTCGCCCCGGTGGTGGCGCATTTCGGTGAGATGGTCGAAGCCGACGCCGCCGGTTTGCGCATCACCCCCAGGGGACGGCCGTTGACCCGGATGATCGCCCGGATGTTCGACGGCTACGACATGGCGGCCTCGGGTCATTCCGCCGCGATCTGA